The following coding sequences lie in one Glycine soja cultivar W05 chromosome 16, ASM419377v2, whole genome shotgun sequence genomic window:
- the LOC114390908 gene encoding spastin-like isoform X2, with product MEQKHVLLSALSVGVGVGVGLGLSSGQKWVGGNRDSDELSVEQIVQELKNLVVEGRDGNVTFEDFPYYLSERTQVLLTSAAYVHLKHLHFSKHTRNLPPASRAILLSGPAEPYQQMLAKALAHYFESKLLLLDITDFSVKLQNKFGCSRKEPSFKRSISEATLERMSGLFGSFSMLSSTGETRGILRQQSGASVSSNPPKLRRNASASYDISSTSSQCGPTFPAPLKHTSSLCFDEKLFVQSLYKLLVSITETGSIILYIRDVEKLILQSPRLYNLLQKMIKKLSGSVLILGSQILDSEDDCKEVDERLTVLFPYNIEIKAPEDETHLGCWKGQLEKDMKDIQFQDNRNHIAEVLAANDIDCDDLNSICHADTILLSNYIEEIVVSALSYHLMNTKDPEYRNGKLVISANSLSHGLSLFQEGKSSGNLKTNESNKENSGEDITGAKNEMKCDNQAPENKSETEKSIPITKKDGENPIPAKAEVPDNEFEKRIRPEVIPANEIGVTFADIGALDEIKESLQELVMLPLRRPDLFKGGLLKPCRGILLFGPPGTGKTMLAKAISNEAGASFINVSMSTITSKWFGEDEKNVRALFTLAAKVAPTIIFVDEVDSMLGQRTRVGEHEAMRKIKNEFMTHWDGLLTGPNEQILVLAATNRPFDLDEAIIRRFERRILVGLPSVENREMILKTLLAKEKHENLDFKELATMTEGYTGSDLKNLCITAAYRPVRELIQQERMKDMEKKQREAEGQSSEDASNNKDKEEQEIKARPLNMEDMRQAKSQVDASFASEGSVMNELKQ from the exons ATGGAGCAGAAGCACGTTCTGTTGTCAGCATTGAGTGTTGGGGTTGGGGTGGGTGTGGGGCTTGGGTTGAGCTCAGGGCAGAAATGGGTTGGCGGGAACCGTGACTCTGATGAGCTTTCTGTGGAGCAGATTGTGCAGGAGCTCAAGAATCTGGTGGTTGAAGGAAGGGACGGCAACGTTACATTTGAGGACTTTCCTTATTACTTGAG TGAAAGAACTCAAGTTTTGTTGACAAGTGCTGCATATGTTCATTTGAAACATCTTCACTTTTCCAAGCACACCAGGAACCTCCCACCAGCAAGCAGGGCTATTTTGCTATCTGGTCCAGCAG AACCTTACCAGCAAATGCTTGCCAAAGCTTTAGCACATTACTTTGAATCAAAGTTGCTGTTGTTAGATATTACTGACTTCTCTGTGAAG TTGCAGAATAAATTTGGATGTTCTAGAAAAGAACCA TCTTTCAAAAGGTCAATATCCGAGGCGACTTTGGAGCGAATGTCTGGTTTGTTTGGTTCCTTTTCAATGCTTTCTTCAACAGGAGAAACGAGAG GAATTCTGCGTCAACAAAGCGGTGCTTCTGTAAGTTCGAATCCTCCAAAGCTTAGGAGGAATGCCTCTGCTTCATATGATATAAGTAGCACTTCTTCCCAATGTGGTCCAACATTTCCAG CTCCTTTAAAGCACACAAGTAGTTTGTGTTTTGATGAAAAGCTCTTTGTACAGTCACTTTACAAG CTTTTGGTTTCTATCACAGAAACTGGTTCCATCATTTTATACATCAGGGATGTTGAGAAGCTCATTCTCCAATCACCAAGGTTATATAATTTACtacaaaaaatgataaagaaacTATCAGGCTCGGTGTTGATACTTGGTTCCCAGATATTAGATTCAGAAGATGATTGCAAAGAAGTTGATGAAAGGCTCACTGTGCTATTCCCCTACAACATTGAGATCAAAGCTCCCGAAGATGAAACTCATCTTGGCTGCTGGAAAGGCCAACTGGAAAAGGATATGAAAGATATTCAGTTCCAAGATAATAGAAACCATATTGCTGAAGTACTTGCAGCAAATGACATTGATTGTGATGACTTGAACTCAATCTGCCATGCAGACACTATCTTACTCAGTAATTATATTGAAGAAATTGTAGTATCTGCATTATCTTACCATTTGATGAATACCAAGGATCCGGAGTACCGAAATGGAAAGCTAGTTATATCAGCCAATAG TTTGTCCCATGGATTGAGTCTGTTCCAGGAAGGCAAGAGTAGTGGGAATCTGAAGACTAATGAATCTAACAAG GAAAATTCTGGAGAAGATATTACTGGTGCAAAGAATGAAATGAAGTGTGACAACCAAGCACCTGAAAACAAGAGTGAGACAGAGAAATCCATCCCAATAACGAAGAAAGATGGCGAAAATCCTATACCTGCAAAAGCG GAAGTTCCTGACAACGAGTTTGAGAAGCGCATAAGACCAGAGGTTATCCCTGCAAATGAGATAGGGGTTACATTTGCAGATATTGGTGCATTGGATGAGATCAAAGAATCACTTCAAGAGCTGGTAATGCTTCCCCTTAGAAGGCCAGACCTCTTCAAAGGTGGGCTTCTAAAGCCATGTAGAGGTATATTGCTTTTTGGGCCTCCTGGTACTGGAAAAACAATGCTAGCAAAGGCAATTTCAAATGAAGCTGGTGCAAGTTTCATTAATGTCTCAATGTCAACCATCACATCAAAATGGTTTGGAGAGGATGAAAAGAATGTCCGAGCTCTGTTCACACTGGCAGCTAAGGTTGCCCCAACAATTATCTTTGTTGACGAGGTTGACAGCATGCTTGGACAGAGGACTAGAGTAGGAGAGCATGAGGCTATGAGgaagattaaaaatgaattcaTGACACACTGGGATGGGCTATTAACAGGACCTAATGAGCAAATTTTGGTTCTTGCAGCAACCAACAGGCCATTTGACCTTGATGAAGCTATCATAAGACGGTTTGAGAGAAG GATCTTGGTTGGTCTTCCATCTGTTGAGAACAGGGAAATGATCTTGAAGACTCTTTTGGctaaagaaaaacatgaaaacttAGACTTCAAAGAGCTGGCAACCATGACAGAAGGATATACTGGAAGTGATCTTAAG AATTTGTGCATCACTGCGGCTTATCGACCTGTTAGAGAGCTAATACAGCAGGAGAGAATGAAGGACATG
- the LOC114390908 gene encoding spastin-like isoform X1, whose amino-acid sequence MEQKHVLLSALSVGVGVGVGLGLSSGQKWVGGNRDSDELSVEQIVQELKNLVVEGRDGNVTFEDFPYYLSERTQVLLTSAAYVHLKHLHFSKHTRNLPPASRAILLSGPAEPYQQMLAKALAHYFESKLLLLDITDFSVKLQNKFGCSRKEPSFKRSISEATLERMSGLFGSFSMLSSTGETRGILRQQSGASVSSNPPKLRRNASASYDISSTSSQCGPTFPAPLKHTSSLCFDEKLFVQSLYKLLVSITETGSIILYIRDVEKLILQSPRLYNLLQKMIKKLSGSVLILGSQILDSEDDCKEVDERLTVLFPYNIEIKAPEDETHLGCWKGQLEKDMKDIQFQDNRNHIAEVLAANDIDCDDLNSICHADTILLSNYIEEIVVSALSYHLMNTKDPEYRNGKLVISANSLSHGLSLFQEGKSSGNLKTNESNKENSGEDITGAKNEMKCDNQAPENKSETEKSIPITKKDGENPIPAKAEVPDNEFEKRIRPEVIPANEIGVTFADIGALDEIKESLQELVMLPLRRPDLFKGGLLKPCRGILLFGPPGTGKTMLAKAISNEAGASFINVSMSTITSKWFGEDEKNVRALFTLAAKVAPTIIFVDEVDSMLGQRTRVGEHEAMRKIKNEFMTHWDGLLTGPNEQILVLAATNRPFDLDEAIIRRFERRILVGLPSVENREMILKTLLAKEKHENLDFKELATMTEGYTGSDLKNLCITAAYRPVRELIQQERMKDMEKKKREAEGQSSEDASNNKDKEEQEITLRPLNMEDMRQAKTQVAASFASEGSVMNELKHWNDLYGEGGSRKKQQLSYFL is encoded by the exons ATGGAGCAGAAGCACGTTCTGTTGTCAGCATTGAGTGTTGGGGTTGGGGTGGGTGTGGGGCTTGGGTTGAGCTCAGGGCAGAAATGGGTTGGCGGGAACCGTGACTCTGATGAGCTTTCTGTGGAGCAGATTGTGCAGGAGCTCAAGAATCTGGTGGTTGAAGGAAGGGACGGCAACGTTACATTTGAGGACTTTCCTTATTACTTGAG TGAAAGAACTCAAGTTTTGTTGACAAGTGCTGCATATGTTCATTTGAAACATCTTCACTTTTCCAAGCACACCAGGAACCTCCCACCAGCAAGCAGGGCTATTTTGCTATCTGGTCCAGCAG AACCTTACCAGCAAATGCTTGCCAAAGCTTTAGCACATTACTTTGAATCAAAGTTGCTGTTGTTAGATATTACTGACTTCTCTGTGAAG TTGCAGAATAAATTTGGATGTTCTAGAAAAGAACCA TCTTTCAAAAGGTCAATATCCGAGGCGACTTTGGAGCGAATGTCTGGTTTGTTTGGTTCCTTTTCAATGCTTTCTTCAACAGGAGAAACGAGAG GAATTCTGCGTCAACAAAGCGGTGCTTCTGTAAGTTCGAATCCTCCAAAGCTTAGGAGGAATGCCTCTGCTTCATATGATATAAGTAGCACTTCTTCCCAATGTGGTCCAACATTTCCAG CTCCTTTAAAGCACACAAGTAGTTTGTGTTTTGATGAAAAGCTCTTTGTACAGTCACTTTACAAG CTTTTGGTTTCTATCACAGAAACTGGTTCCATCATTTTATACATCAGGGATGTTGAGAAGCTCATTCTCCAATCACCAAGGTTATATAATTTACtacaaaaaatgataaagaaacTATCAGGCTCGGTGTTGATACTTGGTTCCCAGATATTAGATTCAGAAGATGATTGCAAAGAAGTTGATGAAAGGCTCACTGTGCTATTCCCCTACAACATTGAGATCAAAGCTCCCGAAGATGAAACTCATCTTGGCTGCTGGAAAGGCCAACTGGAAAAGGATATGAAAGATATTCAGTTCCAAGATAATAGAAACCATATTGCTGAAGTACTTGCAGCAAATGACATTGATTGTGATGACTTGAACTCAATCTGCCATGCAGACACTATCTTACTCAGTAATTATATTGAAGAAATTGTAGTATCTGCATTATCTTACCATTTGATGAATACCAAGGATCCGGAGTACCGAAATGGAAAGCTAGTTATATCAGCCAATAG TTTGTCCCATGGATTGAGTCTGTTCCAGGAAGGCAAGAGTAGTGGGAATCTGAAGACTAATGAATCTAACAAG GAAAATTCTGGAGAAGATATTACTGGTGCAAAGAATGAAATGAAGTGTGACAACCAAGCACCTGAAAACAAGAGTGAGACAGAGAAATCCATCCCAATAACGAAGAAAGATGGCGAAAATCCTATACCTGCAAAAGCG GAAGTTCCTGACAACGAGTTTGAGAAGCGCATAAGACCAGAGGTTATCCCTGCAAATGAGATAGGGGTTACATTTGCAGATATTGGTGCATTGGATGAGATCAAAGAATCACTTCAAGAGCTGGTAATGCTTCCCCTTAGAAGGCCAGACCTCTTCAAAGGTGGGCTTCTAAAGCCATGTAGAGGTATATTGCTTTTTGGGCCTCCTGGTACTGGAAAAACAATGCTAGCAAAGGCAATTTCAAATGAAGCTGGTGCAAGTTTCATTAATGTCTCAATGTCAACCATCACATCAAAATGGTTTGGAGAGGATGAAAAGAATGTCCGAGCTCTGTTCACACTGGCAGCTAAGGTTGCCCCAACAATTATCTTTGTTGACGAGGTTGACAGCATGCTTGGACAGAGGACTAGAGTAGGAGAGCATGAGGCTATGAGgaagattaaaaatgaattcaTGACACACTGGGATGGGCTATTAACAGGACCTAATGAGCAAATTTTGGTTCTTGCAGCAACCAACAGGCCATTTGACCTTGATGAAGCTATCATAAGACGGTTTGAGAGAAG GATCTTGGTTGGTCTTCCATCTGTTGAGAACAGGGAAATGATCTTGAAGACTCTTTTGGctaaagaaaaacatgaaaacttAGACTTCAAAGAGCTGGCAACCATGACAGAAGGATATACTGGAAGTGATCTTAAG AATTTGTGCATCACTGCGGCTTATCGACCTGTTAGAGAGCTAATACAGCAGGAGAGAATGAAGGACATG gaaaagaagaaaagagaagcaGAAGGCCAAAGTTCTGAAGATGCTTCAAACAATAAAGATaaggaagaacaagaaattaCCCTGAGGCCTTTAAACATGGAAGACATGAGACAGGCTAAGACTCAG GTGGCTGCAAGTTTTGCATCAGAAGGATCTGTAATGAATGAGTTGAAGCACTGGAATGATTTGTATGGTGAAGGAGGTTCAAGGAAGAAACAACAGCTCAGTTACTTCCTTTAA